Part of the uncultured Desulfobacter sp. genome, TTAAGCCCATGCATCTCTCTTATCAGCCGATCTGAAGATTTTATTTGTTCCCCTTTTGCAGTGCTGTGGGGAATTTGCAGGTCCGGCTCCGGGGTGTCTGCCAGAAAACTTGCAAGAACAGGCAGCCCCGTCACCTTCTCTATATGTTTGGGCAGCTTAAAAGAATCGTCCATCATCTCCAATAGGACGGCCGCACAAATTCCTAGGAAAAGGCCGGCAAAAAGCGACAGAATCAAAAGGATAAGGCGCTGGGGAAAAACCGGTTTAGCCGCCACATACGGCGGGGTTAAAACAGCGACATTTGAAAAGGTCTCATCCCTGAGTTCGAGACTGATCCGGGTTTCATGATTTTTGGTTTCATATAGATTGGCATTTTCCTTTAGAACCGAGGCTTTCTCCTGCAGTATTGCGATCTGTGTTTCAGCTTTATCAATCTTGAGCAGTTGATCGATAATGCCATTGCGCTTTTGTTTGAGCAAAGTCAAACGGTGTTTTTTGGCATCAAGCTGCTGCTTGGCGGACAAAGTAAGATTTTTCCTGATATTGCCGGACAGTTCCAATATTTCCTTATCGATCCGCTTGAGGGTCAAGCTGTTGGCATCAAAATATTTTAACGCAGCCGCACGTTCGGTAACGGCCCGGCCCAGACTTTCCCGCAGGCTGCCCAGGGATTCATCCGGAACGTCCTGAAAAGGTGGGGTCGGCAAAAGATCAACAACGTTCATCTGTGCCAACTGCTTTAAATAATTTTTCAAACCGTCAATATCGACTTCAAGGGTGCTGATCTCCCCCCTCAACCCATTTGCCTCCTGCTGCAGTTCCGCCATCTCCTGCTGGGAATTCACAACCCGGGATTTTTCTTTAACGAACGAAAGCTGCCGGTTGATCTGAACCAGCTCGTTAAAATAGTTATCGGCCTGACGCTTAAAGAAATCCGGCGCACTGGTAGCCATCCACAACTCTTCGCGGATGTCCATATAGGTGTCCAGGTATATTTGCAATACATCCTTTAAAAACGCAGGGTTTGAATGCATCATTTCAACTTCAATGACATGGGAGCCCATGACGGGTGTGACCACAACGGCGGCGTGAAGCGCATCAATCAGGGGGTCACTGATGTCCTGGGTCTCTTTAGCGCCCAAAACACCTTTCATTGCCGCAGTTAATTGACCGAAAATTTTTTTGATGCCCGAATCTTGGGACAATGAGAACCGAATCCAGCCAAAATATGCATCGGGATATATTTCCTTGATTTTAGACAACGCCTGGTCGGACAATCTAAGACTGTTTAAAAGCCGTTCTTCATCTGCGGCCATGTCGGTCGCCTGGCTTCCAACACGGTAGCCACGGCCGGGCTGGATCATCTGGGCATCCTGTTCGCTGCCCCGCATGATGATTGAAAAATGGCCCACAAAAAGCGGGGGCAAAATAAAGGTGAACACCAGGGTGATGAGCGCAGTGGCAAAGGTTGTCAATACCAACAGTTTCCACCTTAAAAAAACGATGATCAATATATCCTGGAACCATTCCGAAACACTGGCTGAATTTTTCTTTGGCATCTTATTTAGATCTCTTGGTTGGTGAAGGCAAACCGCGTTGATGGTTTGGGATTAACATCAAAATAAACCGGGTCTCCTTTAACATCAGTCATCATCCAGATCCCAGCCCTTGATATTATAGCTGATGCCTTTAAACATAAGTGTCTGGGAAACCAGCCCCATGATGTGAGCAATGTTTGACAGATTGGATTTGGGCACATACAGGATATCACCGGGTTCGACGAAGTTAATTCCCGTTGAATTGCTGCCCTTAAAAAAATTTAAGTTTGCATGATACGCGCTCATGACATTATCCCTGATACGCAGGTGTACGGCCTTGGCAGGGACGGAATCGCGGGTGGTTCCTCCGGCCATGGCCAGCAACTGAAGGGTTGTAATGGTCTCATTTGTCGTATAAATGCCCGGATTGCGAACCTCACCAAGCACGTAATAATAACTGGAGGCCGGTGACTGTAGATTAATACTGACCTGAACATTGTTAAAATATTGTCTATAGGCATCATTCACAGCTGCCGTGAATTCATCAAGGGGTCTGCCCGCAGCCTGAATGTCTCCAATACCCGACAGTGCAACTTTCCCATCTTTGCGAATCCGTATTGATTGTGTCTGCCCCGCACTGGATGAACTGGTCGCATTTTTAAGTTCTTCGGAATTTTTTCCATATGCCGCCAACTCAAGGAATAATTCAGGTTCCCATAAAATCCCCGTATATCCGTTCTTTATGGATTGGGTCGCTTCTGCCAGGGTTTTGCCGGCAATGGGAAAACTGCCGATATACGGAAGAAAAACCCTGCCGTCCGGTGTGATCGTTTGCGTTGTATTTAAATTGGGTAACGAGGTATATTTTACGGAAATGGTATCGGAGATCTGCAGGCGGTATGCGTTTTGCTGAAACCGGTAGGCGAAATTATAGGAGACGGTGATGACATCGCCTACATTCAGCGGCTTCATTCCATTTACTTGGTTTGGTGCGCCGTCCCCGGCATTTAAAGGCAGAACTTGGATATTTTCAGGTGGGATTTGAGCTGTGCTGCTGCAACCGAACAACCCGGGGATAAAAGCAAACACAGCAATGAAAAAAACGAATCTAAGTTGCATAGCTTATAAAAACCTTAAAAGAGAATTGACTAATACTGAACGACGCATTCATCAAACCTACTTATTTCATCGAGAGAATCAATGTCAAGCTTAAAGATTCGACTGCAAAAATATGCTTAGGGTATTATTTTCTTATTCGCCAATAAAATTTTTATATGCCAAAAATAATATTCTTTATCAGTATGCACCTTTGTGACCCAGGACGACAAAAATAGTTTTAAAAAGTATTTTTAGATCAAAAAGCGGACTTTGTTTCTGAATGTAATACGCATCCATCAGAACACGATCACCAAAATCCACATCACCTCGTCCCATAACCTGCCAGTAACCGGTTATACCCGGCGGCACAACAAGCCTGGCAAGGTCCGACGGGGCATATACATCCGTATTAAATGAGGTGGGTCTTGGGCCGACCAGCCGCATATCGCCTTTGACGACATTAAAAAGATTCGGCAGTTCATCCAGGCTGGACTTGCGCAGGAATCTGCCCACCCCGGTGACCCGGGGATCATTGGTCGCTTTAAAATCCGGGGAATCCGAATCATGCCGGTTCAGATGCATCACCCCGCTTTTCAATTTGTCGGCACCGTTCACCATTGTTCTGAATTTGATCATCCGGAACCGTCGCCCCAGATACCCGGTCCGTTCCTGATGGAAAAATATGGGGCCGGGGCTGTTCAGTTTTATGAGGACTGCAATGAGACACAACAGCGGTGCAAAGACAAGCAGCAGAAAAAATGCAAGAAATGAATCAACAAATCGTTTTGTGAGTGACAGCGCCCAAGGTCTTCCATGGTCTTTACTAAAAAGCCACCCTTTGGGGGATATGCTTTGGATGTGCTCGTTAATTAACGCCCTTGTGTTACTGGGTTGCCTTTTATTGACAAAAAATACCTCTTTATCAGTAAACAGCCCTCCGACTTTTAACGATCTTGCATTTCTTCGGAAATACTTTTCGACGATCGCCGACCTCATAACAAACATGCTAAACTCCTTTTCCAGCTACCCGATTCAAATCAATCCAGTGTAAAACCCCCAATTTTCAAGCCCAACGGGGCTTTTCGTTCAAAAAAAATGAAATGTACCGGTATCAAAATGAAAAATATCAATGCCATCTGCAATAAAAGGTAAACGTTTCTACGCTGGCCCTTCGGCGTAATACAACGAACTGAATCAAACCAGACGATGCACATTGTGCACCATAGAACATAATTATTTGATTTTTATTAACCGGAATATCTTTAAAACAATCTTTAAATATCGCTCCGCCGGCCTGCTTTTCGCCGTCACGAAGTGACAACTCCTATCTTAAATTAAATTTGCCCAGCCGTTTCATAACCGCGCAAATTTAGTAACTTAATGCAAAATTCGTTACTTTCAAGACCCTTACATCAAGAATTACAAATGAAAAACCCATTTTTATGCAAAATTAAAATAAGAGATCGTATATCTGATATAACGGCCACGGGCCGACCTGGCATATCGTCTGCCGGGCTTCGGCCCACAACGAAGATTGAAAGAACTCAATAAGTTATCGAGCTCTTTCATATAAACCGTGGTAATTGAAGGCCAAATGGGCGCTGCGGGAAGAGAAGCACGAAAGAAATCTGCGGCATCCGCGGCCGGCCCGGGCATTGACAATTGCAACCCAGTTCCTTAAATTCAGGTATCAGCGCTAACCGCGGCCGAATAGTGCCGCTCTAAAGGAGACAAAATGAAAGCCACGCACTATACAAATATCCAGGAAACCAAAATAGACAACGACTTGGTCAAACGCGTCACCGGCCGGGTACTCATCGGCAAAGCGGATGGGGCACCCAATTTCTGCATGAGAAGATTTGATATTGAACCCGGCGGCCATGCCCCCCGGCACACCCACGATTGGGAGCATGAAATTTATGTGGTTGAGGGACAAGGAGAGGTCCTTCTTGGGGATCAGTGGCATGAGGTTTCCCAGGGCAGTGCGGTGTACATCCCCCCCAATGTGGACCACCAGATAAAAAACAGTTCCGATGGGCCTTTGGCCTTTCTTTGCCTGGTACCGTCACAAGCCCCGGAGATGTAGATGAAAAATCCCAGGACCTGTGTCAGCCCCCGGGGACGGTTTGTGGTGGGCATCCATGAGCCCCGATTTGGTGTGGATAATTTCCGGCAGAATACGATGAGAGATGTGCTTGGCCGACTGCCCGACGGCAGGCCGGTGGAGAACCTGACCAATTACCCCCAGGGTCAGGTCCGGGCGGAAGCAGCGGATCGGATTTATGAAATCACCAATGCGTTCCCATTCCGGGGGAGTACATTTATCAATTCGGCCTGGGCGGACCACAAGGCAAAAAGGCCGGATACCATAAAACTGTCCCCCCGGCCGGATTGTTCATTAACCGCCGGGCTGGAACAATGGCAAAAGGAAAAGGGGGGAGCAAAAGGATCTGTGGACCAGATGCTTGCCCTGCTTCCCCGCCCTCTGAAACTGGCCCTGGCCCAGGCGTCCACGGATACTTCGGATCTATGTGCCCTTGCCTGCCTTGCCTGCGACTTTGTATATGATGACGGTGAGGATTGCCCGCCCACGGGTATTGCCTTTAAAGAAAACGATCGGGGGCGGGCCTTCCCGGTCATCCACGACCATGATCTTTATGATGTGCTTGGCAACAACCCCGCCCTGCCCGATGCCTACAAAGAGCTCATGGTCCTCAAACCCGGCATCCAGGGCAACAGCCCCATTGTGGGAGAAAGCCTGGACAACACCCACGTATTTGAATATATGCGGGCCAATTCATATATCCCCTGGGGCCATTATGCCAGCAACATGGCCAATGACCAGATCCGCTACCGGGCCAATGACCTGACCCCATCGGACATGGCAGGGATTCGCCATCTGTATTACCAGCGCATCTATGTGCGCACGGCCCGGATGCTGGGCGTAACGGTGCCCGCAACCGGCCGAAGCCTGTCTGAAACGGAACTTGAACAGTTGCGCATAGATATCACAAAGGCCATGGCATCGGGTGACCACAGCCCGCAGAACGAAGATTTGCCCTTTTTCACGGGGGCGCTATGGGGATGGAATTTCGGATTCGGGTTTGCCCAGTCCGGACACCGTCTGCATGCCTCCCACCAGATGATTCACCAGCAGAATGCCATGATCCCTGCGACCATCACGGACAACGACGGCACCCCGTACCCCTGTTTTGCCTGCGGGGATCTTGTGACCGACTTTATCCAGGATTTTAAAGCCGCCCACAACACAGACTTTTTTACGGCATTCATCCAGGCCATTGAAAACAACCAACGCACAGACATGAA contains:
- a CDS encoding polysaccharide biosynthesis/export family protein, with translation MQLRFVFFIAVFAFIPGLFGCSSTAQIPPENIQVLPLNAGDGAPNQVNGMKPLNVGDVITVSYNFAYRFQQNAYRLQISDTISVKYTSLPNLNTTQTITPDGRVFLPYIGSFPIAGKTLAEATQSIKNGYTGILWEPELFLELAAYGKNSEELKNATSSSSAGQTQSIRIRKDGKVALSGIGDIQAAGRPLDEFTAAVNDAYRQYFNNVQVSINLQSPASSYYYVLGEVRNPGIYTTNETITTLQLLAMAGGTTRDSVPAKAVHLRIRDNVMSAYHANLNFFKGSNSTGINFVEPGDILYVPKSNLSNIAHIMGLVSQTLMFKGISYNIKGWDLDDD
- a CDS encoding sugar transferase, encoding MRSAIVEKYFRRNARSLKVGGLFTDKEVFFVNKRQPSNTRALINEHIQSISPKGWLFSKDHGRPWALSLTKRFVDSFLAFFLLLVFAPLLCLIAVLIKLNSPGPIFFHQERTGYLGRRFRMIKFRTMVNGADKLKSGVMHLNRHDSDSPDFKATNDPRVTGVGRFLRKSSLDELPNLFNVVKGDMRLVGPRPTSFNTDVYAPSDLARLVVPPGITGYWQVMGRGDVDFGDRVLMDAYYIQKQSPLFDLKILFKTIFVVLGHKGAY
- a CDS encoding cupin domain-containing protein, which codes for MKATHYTNIQETKIDNDLVKRVTGRVLIGKADGAPNFCMRRFDIEPGGHAPRHTHDWEHEIYVVEGQGEVLLGDQWHEVSQGSAVYIPPNVDHQIKNSSDGPLAFLCLVPSQAPEM